One Vitis riparia cultivar Riparia Gloire de Montpellier isolate 1030 chromosome 4, EGFV_Vit.rip_1.0, whole genome shotgun sequence genomic window carries:
- the LOC117912801 gene encoding uncharacterized protein LOC117912801, with protein MASDENPCCALLKERYSKLEEKRNALRQAVKLLEQQIQKIESDNLRLKKAFEEEHTQVEFERQEKLKESLLRVSLENEISSLKHEISSLQLKGGSGTQDGDGAERGAEINRLNKLLEEERMRADSERKKAEAEKSKAAEAWKIVKAEKGKADKEKKIANLEGKKAEEYRLQLEILKKEADEARSKAEDANKRCEREKQKAAKEKRRADLEISKAEEQRKLAEANEKKAMVEKSHADHLSKQLEEDRQKIEKFQKEIDELVSSRKQVEALAVPPDKSVNTETSKMKARQRSEKMKREADDGKLVMKFLKSEEVNKKVDVEKQKVTREKKHADLEMAKAKLAKANRKKAMQEKCRADQLSRQLEKHRRGIEELRKELNGLVPSGNLAEAPAVPPEMDVTIGNMKLLKKKLKFEKMQVKHAKQMAKLEKDRNNIMQQELSHLKQDFAQFSHRLDMLDICLSRKVEGTNGIAKDEDFSNVQQLNLKRRPSGVEPFQACLPRENRIVNHCCTAINSSDLFRPTQEHNVPLLPISGGNSVGSISGIDSQSESLLGGSDQKMLQSSAINSSMASFSDRQLVGSQERGAFSVTTSTKLAEENSNLRPTSSRFSHGATKMRYNGEFAVVAENCVKGPFAFDVVGRDIGRSRKRKRVHAAVESIENLHSEDKRLHLQVEEQLSILDDESKRNINKPLEDGRCLVSDLQGDPNAKNGWSSKKPRVSHKKEVVVKHLCHPDKQKKAEKLGTEGSDEANPSTLASALAGNHTGVARGCKDGLCTSDRSNQDALLSFEEQVNGDYMKLLDLDSAVDEAFYRIAIETPLSPTLPEIEIHANQAYEVDNSNCLEESFNEMLSNEKHNSVPSPSFDVINLEINSNQFKFNLSDTSQNPLLLKCDCLADSFEKPENNENAIHSPIYCEGKTCSNQIFGSSAEEGMPNISVFINEGAKFLSEDEVGAPRDNIPEFCIVFSDTKENSCISRILCAIRTCIARCHLVSRSVWMVEEIIHALLMEVDLLPKEKACVLFSLLLHNLSGAALKICQNILTGESICCLDSFSAQINTVMSNVEMRSLFAKLCHLDELLSLIEEFLMGKKVLVYNSASPESFVVCDSRFSILVDGVDRIMSFETASTHQLVAGSIILASICTAIDHIGFICEASYDIFRMHRSDSSLLLTILHVFAHVCGKKYFTLSNYCLIMTVMKSLVTISEGRNLSIETTSCLSSWSKVQNEFPPCIKCPFSQNAASVDIVISLLLEKLQDYAISDAVDQELIKSDKSLNSGSLSSKDKAEKKSDLQEAFCVHSMKCDMPCCFNDFVMPAIQSGSDFNRTLCHFIDILSLVELVASSMSWEWTCDKVVPHLLKMLNLCDMDDTSAAIVILLGQLGRIGVDAGGYEDTGVETVRCGLYSYLCKIITRKTCLPLHISTITALLGLLAVELKEFVQTDVVDLPDVTSKSALVHDIRNWFSSLSKEQQSFSVSLIQSFDVQKNENAQCSYRIGHLGTASAL; from the exons CAAGCTCCTTGAAGAAGAGAGAATGAGGGCAGATTCTGAGAGGAAGAAAGCTGAAGCTGAGAAGAGTAAAGCTGCTGAGGCATGGAAAATTGTGAAAGCTGAGAAGGGTAAGGCtgataaagaaaagaagattGCTAATCTTGAAGGGAAAAAGGCAGAGGAATACAGGCTTCAGTTGGAGATATTAAAGAAGGAAGCTGATGAAGCAAGGTCCAAGGCAGAAGATGCAAATAAAAGGTGTGAAAGGGAAAAGCAGAAGGCAGCAAAGGAGAAAAGACGTGCAGATTTGGAGATTTCCAAAGCGGAAGAGCAAAGGAAGCTTGCAGAAGCAAATGAGAAGAAGGCCATGGTAGAAAAATCCCATGCTGATCATCTGTCTAAACAGTTGGAAGAGGATAGACAAAAGATTGAGAAATTTCAGAAAGAGATAGATGAACTCGTGTCCTCTAGGAAACAAGTTGAGGCTCTTGCTGTTCCACCTGATAAAAGTGTGAATACCGAAACTTCAAAAATGAAAGCTAGGCAACGGTCAGAAAAGATGAAAAGAGAAGCTGATGATGGAAAGTTGGTCATGAAGTTTCTGAAGTCTGAAGAGGTAAACAAGAAAGTTGATGTAGAAAAACAGAAGGTGACCAGAGAGAAGAAACATGCAGATTTGGAGATGGCAAAAGCAAAGCTTGCAAAAGCAAATAGAAAGAAAGCCATGCAAGAAAAATGTCGTGCCGATCAGTTATCTCGGCAGTTAGAAAAACATAGACGCGGGATTGAGGAATTACGGAAGGAGCTAAATGGGCTTGTGCCTTCTGGAAATTTGGCTGAGGCTCCTGCTGTTCCACCTGAAATGGATGTCACAATTGGAAATATGAAGCTTCtcaagaaaaaattgaagtttgaaaaGATGCAAGTGAAGCATGCCAAACAAATGGCTAAGTTAGAAAAAGATCGTAATAATATAATGCAGCAAGAATTAAGTCACTTGAAGCAGGACTTTGCTCAATTTTCACATCGCTTGGATATGCTGGATATCTGTCTCTCACGTAAAGTTGAAGGTACAAACGGCATAGCAAAG GATGAAGACTTCTCAAACGTGCAACAATTGAACTTGAAGAGAAGACCTTCTGGTGTAGAACCATTTCAGGCATGCCTCCCGAGGGAAAACAGAATTGTAAATCATTGCTGCACAGCTATAAATTCTTCTGATCTTTTCAGGCCAACCCAAGAACATAATGTACCACTGCTTCCTATATCTGGAGGGAACTCTGTTGGGTCCATCTCAGGTATTGATTCTCAATCAGAGTCTCTGCTTGGAGGCTCTGACCAAAAAATGTTACAGAGTTCTGCCATAAATTCCAGTATGGCATCTTTTTCTGATAGACAGTTGGTGGGCTCACAGGAAAGGGGTGCTTTTTCTGTCACCACATCAACAAAATTAGCTGAAGAGAACTCAAATCTACGACCAACCAGTTCCAGATTTTCTCATGGAGCTACCAAAATGAGGTACAATGGAGAGTTTGCAGTGGTGGCTGAAAATTGTGTCAAGGGTCCTTTTGCTTTTGATGTTGTTGGAAGAGATATTGGGCGTAGTAGGAAGAGGAAGAGGGTTCATGCTGCAGTTGAATCCATTGAAAATTTGCATTCTGAGGATAAAAGGTTGCATCTGCAGGTAGAAGAACAGCTCTCTATTTTGGATGATGAGTCAAAGAGAAACATAAACAAACCATTGGAAGATGGAAGATGTTTGGTTTCTGACCTGCAAGGTGATCCTAATGCAAAGAATGGCTGGTCAAGTAAGAAACCAAGGGTTTCTCATAAAAAGGAAGTGGTTGTAAAGCACTTGTGTCATCCTGACAAGCAAAAAAAGGCAGAGAAACTTGGAACTGAAGGCAGTGATGAGGCAAATCCCAGCACTCTAGCATCTGCACTTGCAGGTAATCATACTGGGGTTGCTCGGGGATGCAAGGATGGACTATGTACTTCTGATAGGAGCAATCAAGATGCTTTGCTGAGCTTTGAGGAACAAGTTAATGGGGATTATATGAAATTGCTGGACTTGGATAGTGCTGTTGATGAGGCTTTTTATCGAATAGCAATTGAAACTCCTCTATCGCCTACTCTTCCTGAGATTGAGATCCATGCTAACCAAGCATATGAAGTAGATAACTCTAATTGTTTGGAGGAAAGTTTTAATGAGATGTTGTCAAATGAAAAACACAATTCAGTGCCATCTCCTAGCTTTGATGTCATCAATTTGGAGATTAATTCCAATCAGTTCAAGTTCAATCTTTCAGATACTTCCCAAAATCCATTGTTGCTTAAGTGTGATTGTCTAGCTGATTCTTTTGAAAAGccagaaaataatgagaatgcTATTCATAGTCCTATATATTGTGAGGGAAAAACTTGTTCTAATCAGATTTTTGGATCCAGTGCTGAGGAGGGGATGCCAAATATATCTGTTTTTATAAATGAGGGAGCAAAATTTCTTAGTGAAGATGAAGTTGGAGCTCCTCGTGATAATATTCCTGAATTCTGTATTGTGTTTTCGGATACCAAGGAGAATAGCTGCATTTCTAGGATATTATGTGCCATCAGGACCTGTATAGCTCGCTGCCATTTGGTTTCTCGATCAGtttggatggtggaagaaaTTATCCATGCTCTTTTAATGGAAGTAGATCTTCTGCCCAA GGAGAAAGCTTGTGTGCTCTTTTCGCTACTATTGCACAACCTTTCTGGAGCTGCGTTAAAGATATGCCAGAACATTTTAACTGGAGAGTCTATCTGCTGCTTAGACTCTTTTTCTGCACAGATAAACACAG TGATGTCCAATGTAGAGATGAGAAGCTTGTTTGCAAAGTTATGTCATTTGGATGAGCTACTTAGTCTTATCGAGGAGTTCCTTATGGGTAAAAAAGTTCTGGTGTATAATAGTGCATCTCCTGAATCATTCGTAGTATGCGATTCAAGATTCAGCATTCTTGTGGATGGGGTAGATAGAATTATGTCCTTTGAAACAGCTTCAACTCACCAGTTGGTGGCAGGGAGTATCATATTAGCATCAATTTGCACGGCTATTGACCACATCGGTTTTATCTGTGAGGCTTCATATGATATTTTCCGGATGCACAGATCTGATTCTTCATTGCTGCTGACAATTCTTCATGTTTTTGCTCATGTCtgtggaaaaaaatattttaccttGAGCAATTACTGTTTGATAATGACCGTTATGAAATCTTTAGTTACGATTAGTGAGGGACGGAATTTGTCAATCGAAACTACATCCTGTCTTTCATCTTGGAGTAAGGTTCAAAATGAGTTTCCTCCATGCATCAAATGCCCATTTTCTCAGAATGCAGCTTCTGTGGATATTGTCATATCGCTGCTCTTGGAGAAGCTTCAGGATTATGCCATTTCAGATGCTGTGGATCAAGAGCTAATCAAATCAGACAAGTCATTGAATTCTGGATCCCTGTCCAGCAAGGATAAAGCTGAAAAAAAATCTGATCTTCAAGAGGCTTTCTGTGTTCACTCAATGAAATGTGACATGCCTTGCTGTTTTAACGACTTTGTGATGCCTGCAATTCAGTCAGGATCTGATTTTAACAGAACGTTGTGCCACTTCATTGATATCCTGTCATTGGTGGAGCTTGTCGCCAGCAGTATG AGCTGGGAGTGGACATGCGACAAAGTTGTCCCTCACCTGTTGAAAATGTTGAATTTGTGTGATATGGATGACACTTCTGCAGCAATTGTCATTCTTCTTGGCCAACTGGGAAG GATTGGAGTTGATGCTGGTGGGTACGAAGACACTGGGGTTGAGACTGTCAGATGTGGATTATACTCTTATCTCTGCAAGATAATAACAAGGAAAACCTGCCTTCCTCTTCACATTTCCACCATCACTGCTTTGCTTGGGCTTCTCGCGGTTGAGTTGAAAGAATTTGTTCAGACTGATGTGGTGGATCTCCCAGACGTCACTAGTAAGTCTGCTCTTGTTCATGATATAAGGAACTGGTTTTCTTCGCTGAGCAAGGAGCAACAGTCCTTCTCAGTTAGCCTTATCCAGTCCTTCGATgttcaaaagaatgaaaatgctCAATGTAGTTACAGAATTGGACATCTTGGTACTGCTAGTGCACTCTGA